Part of the Toxorhynchites rutilus septentrionalis strain SRP unplaced genomic scaffold, ASM2978413v1 HiC_scaffold_95, whole genome shotgun sequence genome, ACAAGTGGTACTTCCGTGAGGGACTTACCTCACGCCAGGGTGGAGTATGCCTCGCTGTTTTGAGCCATCTCCCACATACCCTCATCCAAATTTCATCACAGTTACAGATATGCGCAATCCAACTCACGGGACCGTTACGGTTAACCCtcgcttctatatatatttcccCAACGCATAGTAACAGTAATTTGGAAGCAGAAATGAACAATGCCATTCAACAATTACCACACCCTTTCATAATCATGGGTGATTTTAACGCCTACCATACTGTATGGGGTGGCCAAAGATGCAATTTAAGaggtaaaattattttaaaaatcgttgAACAACTTAACCTCATCATCCTGAACGACTTCCAACATACTCGTATGGATGAACACTCTGGCTCTACTTCTTCAATTGATTTAACGATTACCTCATGGGACCTAGCGCCCAGAGTCAGATGGTGTGTCGATGATGATCTAAGAGGAAGTGATCATTTTCCCATTCACATCCGAACACTGACCAGTAATCCAAAAATCCTCCTGCGAAGGAGATGGTTGTACCAATTTGCCGACTGGGATGGTTTCGAATCAACCATTTCGCATCTGTTACCTGCACAGGGTAACTATTCAGTAGAGGAGTTTTCCCAAGCCGTTTTCGCAGCTGCGGAAGCTAATATACCCCGCACTAGTGGTATCTCCGGCCGGAAGGCAGTCCCATGGTGGAATAACGATGTCAAACAGGCCATTAAATCCAGAAGAAAAGCGCTGAGGAAGCTTAGAAGACAACTGGACGGTAGTGAGACAAAAGTAATTGCCCTAGCTGATTTTCAATCCACTAGAGCTAGAGCAAGGAAAATTATAGCGGAAGCTAAACAAAATAGCTGGCTTAAATTTCTAGATAACTTTTGCCCTCAGACAACTTCTAGTGAACTGTGGAGCAAGGTTAATGCAATCAGTGGCAAAAAAAGATCGCGAGGCTATTCCATTATGATCAATGGTACCACTACCGATGATCCCGGAACTATTGCTGAACATTTAGCTGACCATTTTGCTAGTACTTCTGCCACCTCCAACTACAAAAGCGACTTCAAAGCTCGTAAAACTGCCGCGGAGACTACAGAGTTTCCCTCGGACTCAGGGGAACCtcatatttacaatatcagGTTCTCTATGAAAGAAATGTTGTGGTCCATTAGTAAGTCCAAAGGCAAATCAGCCGGACCAGACGAAATAGAATACAGCAtgttaaaaaaattacctttccacGTCAAAACGTCGCTGCTCCAAATTTATAATAACCTTTGGGCTAGCAAATGTTTCCCCGACTCATGGAAGGAAGGGCTAGTCATCCCCATCCCTAAACCGATGGAGAAAAAACCACTAGCCACTAGTTTTCGTCCCATCACCCTTCTCAATTGCCTAGGTAAGGTCTTCGAGAGAATGATCAAACGGAGATTGATGACGAACCTTGAAGAACGTCATCTCCTGGATCCTCGACAACATGCTTTTCGTCAAGGCAATGGTACCAACACGTATTTCAGCCAACTTGATCAACACCTTCACGTGATCACGCGAGACCACCTCCACGGGGAACTCGCTCTTTTGGACATATCCAAAGCCTACGATACAACCTGGAGATATAATATCTTGGACCAACTCCATCAATGGGGTATCGAAggtaatttgttcgagataaTTCGCAGTTTTCTACAAAATCGTAGCTTCAAAGTTCTTCTCGGAGGAGTCACCTCCACCAGTAAACTGCAAGAAAATGGAGTGCCACAGGGTTCTGTGCTATCGGTTGCTCTTTTCCTGATAGCGATGCAATCATTATTTGATGCCATACCCCAAAATATTGACGCTTTGCTATACGCAGATGATATTCTGCTAATTTCAAAAAACCCATTCCCAGTACTAGCAAGAAGAAGACTTCAGGAGGGAATCTCGTCTGTTAATAACTGGGCGAATTCCGTGGGATTTAGGATCTCAGCTGAAAAATCTCAAGTTCTTCATTGCTGCAACAATAAGCGtcacaggaaaaaactacgttcTTATCTTCTGAACGGTAGTTCCATTAAACGAGTCAACTCTGCACGAATTCTCGGtgttatggtggacaaaaaaCTCACGTTCAATAAACATATAAAGAGTACAATATCGGACATTAAAAACCGCCTTAACTTAGTTAGCGTTATAAGCGGTCGAAGCCGAACAGGATCCCGCAAAACTATCTTCAACATTGGAAGAAGCCTAGTCTATTCCAAACTTACTTACGGTATTGAACTCTTCAGCCGTGCCACCTGGAAAACGCTTAAAGAACTGAGGCCTAGCTATCAAAAGATAATAAGACTAGCTTCAGGGGCCTTTAGAACTAGCCCAAGTAAAGCGTTACTCGCTGAGTCAGGCAATTTAcccttcaaattgttcctcacgAGATTCTACAGCACGCGCGCGATACGAACGCTCGAGAAACATCCAACATTTGAATCCTCACTTGCGAGAGTGAATAACTGGTTGCAGGATACATGCCGAACCACTCTTCCAACGATTGCACCAATTCCCATTATTAACCTTCGACCATGGTATAAACGGGAACCTCAGATTGATTGGTCAATTAAAAACTCTGTGCGAGCTGGTGAAAACAGCAGCATAGTTTTGGCCATTTTCAACAACCACATCCACAGTAAATACCTTTTTCACCACAAGATCTTTACAGATGGATCCTTTGATGGTTTACAAGTAGGTATCGGCATTTTTGCTAATAACCTGCAAGTTAAGTTCCAACTCCCAAATATCTGTTCGGTATTTTCAGCTGAATTAGCGGCACTTCTTATCGCTACATCAAAGTGCGAACACAACAGAAAGACGGTTATTTTCACCGATTCTGCTAGCGCGCTTCTTGCTCTTGAGAGCGGAAGtagcaaacatccatgggtactcgCAATTGAAGAGAAAACTGCCCAAAATGATATCACCTTTTGCTGGATCCCAGGTCACTGTGGAATCCGCGGTAACGAAGAGGCTGATCGCCTAGCCAAAGAAGGGAGAACATCCGAACTATGGAGCACAAGCGTCCCATCTGATGATATAATCAGATGGGTTAACTCATCTCTGATGACGTGCTGGGAGAACGAATGGAACATCTGCAGagatacttttttgagaaaaattaaaaacactacCCATCCTTGGATGGATAGAAACCAAAGATCTTTTCAAGTATGTCTAACACGTCTTCGTATTGGACATACCAAATTAACGCACAGGTTCTTGGTCGAAAAAGCCGAACCACCCATTTGTAATACCTGTAACGTCAGGCTGACcgtagaacattttctacttgtcTGCCCACGTTACAACCTTATGAGAACTAAGTTTCAGATAGCTGACAACCCAAGGACAGCCCTAGCAAGAGATAACTTGGAGGAGGACAAATTACTGCATTTCCTGAAGGAGACGGATCTTTTGGAGCTTATTTAACCACTATACAATTATTTACTATATGTTACAGACTTAACCACATCATTCATACTAACACCTATTGCTTGTGAGCTAATATATGTGTTACCAACGTATTACATATGTTAGGTCACacacattttatttataaaaaaaaagtaataaatatatataaaaaaaaacaaaaaacaaaaaaaaaaaaaaaaaattagttagatatgtagttagatatcacaaaccaaacacacccacacacacacttagacacacactcacaacaaaatacacagattttaattttttgtaaaaaaaaaggctcTTTTCCGACATACGAATTCAAATTTTGCGTGGATGGCACACAAGTCAATTAACATCTTTTAATTACCATATAATTCACTTTCAGCTTCCTGAGCtagacatcatttctcattttattttctttcagcgTTTTTGATATAATCATTTCTTATTTCTACTACCAGGTGACCAAATATGCCTCCCATTACTAACGTACTTCTCTTCcagcatatgttatacaattattacactATATACATGATTTACCGGAAACGAGAGCAGAGGAAGCAtgcgcgaaatttgatttaaaaaaaaaaaaacccaaggcctttctcaaggctagaggcgaatgaactgaaaagtttaaagcctctttaattcaacatcatcatcatcatttttccAACATATTGCTACCTCTGCTCTCGTACCGTGAGAACCTCGCTCGCTTCGTTGAGAAAACGTAGAACGTATCGTATTCGTATCGCCCGTTGTAATGGCTCGTACCAAGCAGACTGCTCGTAAATCtaccggtggtaaggcaccgcGTAAGCAGCTAGCCACGAAGGCAGCTCGGAAAAGCGCCCCAGCCACAGGAGGTGTGAAGAAGCCTCATCGCTACCGACCGGGAACCGTTGctctgcgtgaaattcgtcgctatcagaagtcgaccgaattactGATCCGCAAGCTTCCGTTCCAGCGTTTGGTTCGCGAAATTGCccaagacttcaaaaccgacttgcgcttccaaagttccgccgttatggcactgcaggaggcAAGCGAGGCATATTTGGTCGGCCTTTTCGAAGATACCAACTTGTGTGCTattcacgcaaaacgcgtcaccattatgccaaaggacatccagctagcacgtcgtatccgaggagaacgCGCTTAAACgagccatttttttaaaaatacatacaaaaaattaacatcggtccttttcaggaccactacTCCTATTTCTGCGAAGAGAGTTACGCATAAAAGTTTTCTCCAACAGAATAGTTAGAGTTTGTCcccaagggttttttttttttctcaaggcCAGAAACGGCAACTCCCTGGACAAGAACGACAGAGGTTCATGAATGAATCTGCCCGGATACTACCCTAGACGTGAAATTTGACAATGTGTTGACAACAGTGTTTTTGTAAATAGTAGACTAAGATGTTTGGTCAAGTAGGTAGATTTATCAATTGACATGCACAGAGCTTTGCATCGACGAAAACAACACATGCGCATGCGCGGGACGGCCTCTTCTTCATCCATCGCCGACTTCCAAAGTGTATTCGTTGCTCAGGACCAAGCAGCAAGCGCCTGTACAGacacgtgcattccgcagagcctagttccCCTTtgacattcagaagcccgggggcaggtgaatatTTTGCCTAGTTTCGCccagttaagaagtgagataagtatgtaggaaaaaaatgtaCCTTATCTAAACGAACTACTATCCGAGGAAACCCGAACGGGTAAGTAATAACAATATACAAtaacaatatatattttcagtccattcgcctctagttaaCAACGCGATGGGATTtacaacttaaagatgtagaacccctaggttgatcacttgaaatgtagtattattattataatgcaaacaaaattaagaaataaagagaatttatgtcaaattaaaaagaaaaaaaagtcaccatgGGATTTCATTATAAACTCTTTCGAAATAGTTTTGTCGTCCTGAGAAGGAcggttttttatgtttcttgtgtGATCTCACAGAAAAGAACATTTAAGCTTTCTTTTCGGTCTTCTTGGGCAACAGAACAGCCTGGATGTTTGGCAGTACTCCGCCCTGAGCGATGGTAACTCCGGACAGCAGTTTGTTCAGCTCCTCGTCGTTGCGGATGGCAAGCTGTAGATGACGGGGgatgatgcgggttttcttgttGTCGCGGGCGGcattgccagccaactcgagcacttcgGCGGCCAGGTACTCCATAACCGCGGCTAAGTATACTGGTGCACCAGCACCAACCCGCTCGgcatagttacccttgcggagcaatcggtGAATACGACCGACGGGGAACTGTAGACCAGCACGGTTGGagcgggactttgcctttcccttaacttttcctcctttgccacgTCCAGACATAGCTGCttgtgttgtcttgtcgatgcgaTAGAACCACACTGGGGTAcggtttgaacgagaatgataTCTTTTTTTACGGGGTCCGgacgttttgtactctagcggtacacgctcacaggatagagacaaatcggcagactcagccaaaggggcgggtctaGCGAGATGAACGAACAAGCGGTCAAAGGCAAAAAGAgcgtgaaaaaaacaaaattattcagtacgatttgttcgctcgtcgaATTCACACGTAGTTCTTACTAGCAAACACGatggcaccgaagactagtggaaaagccgccaaaaagtccGGCAAGGCGCAGAAAAACATCTCGAAAACggacaagaagaagaagaaagtccGCAGGAAGGAATCCTATGCTATCTACATCTATAAGGTGCTGAAGCAGGTCCATCCCGACACCGGTATCTCGTCGAAGGCGATGAGCATCATGAACAGCTTCGTCAACGATATCTTCGAGCGTATCGCAGCTGAAGCCTCGCGTCTGGCCCACTACAACAAACGTTCCACCATCACGTCCCGGGAAATTCAGACCGCAGTCCGTCTGCTACTACCCGGTGAACTTGCCAAGCacgcggtttccgaaggtaccaaagcggtgacgaAGTATACCAGCTCTAAGTAAAGAGCTGGTCCCGAAGGCGTTGATTCCGAAACaagtcaaaaaacaaaacggcccttttcagggccataaaatcgtctttaatctaaagagtttattgttttgttatcactcgatatccccatcttgttcggctagaACTCCCTGTTGTTGTTTACAACCCCCCAAAACTTCTTCCCAACCCCTGCCGCCGAGTCCTTCAAATACCGATGCATCCATTCATGCATGCCCATTCACGATTCAGTGGTCGTCAATCCAGTTTGCAACCAGTCGACTAACGGCCGCGAGTTCTCCAAGTAtcttttctcaaggctagaggcgaatgaactgaatgaaaaatttaaagcctcttaacatCAAAACTCACTCGTGCTCATGCTTTCATTGTTCTACCAACAAATCATCTCCCCGGTGATTGAGAATACCCAATTGACACGTACTTGAAGCAGCAGCAGGGCCTACGACGCATCATCGGCTCCACACTCCATCGAATCCAAAACACAATCCCATTCCCTCAACCATCCAGAGACTCCAACGCatccggaagaaatttctttcgtaACACAGTTCACAAGGTCGGAGGTTCACGGGAGAGCCTGCCTCGATACCCTAGTAGTGAAATTCCACCAATTTATTCAGAAGTTCGGAGAGAAGTGCTTCAATTCCGAACATTCGATTTTCCGGAACCTTGTACAGTCGAAGTTTATTTAGAAGTAAGATACTGTTACATACCGTCAAAGTCATTGCACCTAGCGTCAGCGATAAACATGATTGACAGCGAAGCGGAAGCAGCTATGACAGCCgaataaagtgcgctacacatgcaACGTctcgtcaccgtgaagtcaacgtagagaaatgatttttttgacgtgggactacgtctaaccggaatatatggagggtaaaatgaaaacctaaacacagaacatgcaggaaaaaatgaaagatttcgaatgcttatagctcgaacatttcgtactggataggagagatgtttgcatcacttgatagggaatatttctacgcatctatcgcaactaacaaaatgttgtttttcattagataaacaattgaataactgtaaaatattaggcgttatctaaacgccctaactgcatcgttttgattggcccgatttacggtttccctaacacaaccatcaaaaccaagcagccttggggaaatcggcattgcaaatacatgaaagtagggggacttttgttctcatcgaaaaatgttccctaacacagactttaaaaccaagcagcgaaatcggcattgcaagcacacgaaagagcctagaggcgagtgaactgaaaagtttaaaccctcttaaagccaaaaagaagaaaaagaacacacgaaagtagggggagcttttgttcccaccgaaatgtgttccctaatagagatttctgaaccaaggtgcctggagaaatcggtatttcaaattcatgcaagtcgggggtatttttgttccgactggattagagacgaatgaactctcagagtttaaagtctctctaattcaataccttcccttccgactggaatgtgtttccctaacacagacttcaaatccatgaagcgtggggaaatcggcattgcgaattcatacaaatcgggggtatttttgttccgattgaaatgtgtttccctaacacagacttcaaaaccgaggtttctggggaaatcggctctgcaaataaatgcaaactgcgagtacttttgtcctcgcttgcctttgtgcagagtggaatatgtctgtcctaacatgatcttctaaacttaggaacctgggaaaatcgtgcagccactagaagcgaatgaacttcccagtttcaagcaaattcgagattcgagaagtatgtacacttttgggatgtaaacttcagagggaaatgtaaaataaaataatcgtttgataatttttttttttg contains:
- the LOC129782499 gene encoding histone H3 → MARTKQTARKSTGGKAPRKQLATKAARKSAPATGGVKKPHRYRPGTVALREIRRYQKSTELLIRKLPFQRLVREIAQDFKTDLRFQSSAVMALQEASEAYLVGLFEDTNLCAIHAKRVTIMPKDIQLARRIRGERA
- the LOC129782498 gene encoding histone H2A, translating into MSGRGKGGKVKGKAKSRSNRAGLQFPVGRIHRLLRKGNYAERVGAGAPVYLAAVMEYLAAEVLELAGNAARDNKKTRIIPRHLQLAIRNDEELNKLLSGVTIAQGGVLPNIQAVLLPKKTEKKA
- the LOC129782497 gene encoding histone H2B, which gives rise to MAPKTSGKAAKKSGKAQKNISKTDKKKKKVRRKESYAIYIYKVLKQVHPDTGISSKAMSIMNSFVNDIFERIAAEASRLAHYNKRSTITSREIQTAVRLLLPGELAKHAVSEGTKAVTKYTSSK